From the Cryptomeria japonica chromosome 2, Sugi_1.0, whole genome shotgun sequence genome, one window contains:
- the LOC131049149 gene encoding beta-galactosidase 6 isoform X3: MAILRALWPVLLVVFCLFNSNSVNANTTVSYDGRALLINGQRKVLISGSIHYPRSTPGMWPDLIAKSKAGGLDVIETYVFWNMHEPERRQYNFKGRNDLVRFLKTIQAAGLYAHLRIGPYACAEWNYGGFPVWLHSIQGIQMRTDNEPFKNEMTIFTTKIVEMMKAEKLFAWQGGPIILGQIENEYGNQEKHYGEKGKAYINWVAKMAEAQNINLPWVMCQQEDAPDPIINACNGFYCDSFEPNSMKKPKMWTENWSGWFLTFGGRVPHRPTEDVAFAVARFYQRGGTFQNYYMYHGGTNFGRTAGGPFISTSYDYDAPIDEYGYIRQPKWGHLKELHHAIKQSEAALVNGEMHSISFGHDLQATVYSVNSSGICAAFLSNTHPRKDATVQFNGKSYYLPAWSVSILPDCKHAVFNTAKISTQTSSMAMEKVGLESLLPAETETSSSDTKPSINWSWHKEPIGIRSGENFSSNGLLEQLYTAKDKSDFLWYTNSVHLDEDEPFLKNKSQVYLHVKTRGHALHVFINGQFAGTQWGSYNNTSFTMHIPITLKAGTNEIDLLSVTVGWQNYGPFFDTWEAGINGPVMLLGLKNGTKDLTFQKWNYQIGLNGEHQRLYSKTGANAVQWNSGTYPPNTTALIWYRFIGSCRLSSMHQKETMQWLWT, translated from the exons ATGGCGATTCTTCGAGCTCTTTGGCCTGTGCTTTTAGTAGTGTTTTGTCTTTTTAACTCTAATTCAGTGAATGCCAATACAACAGTGAGCTATGATGGCAGAGCTCTACTAATTAATGGACAACGCAAGGTTTTGATTTCTGGATCCATCCATTATCCTAGAAGCACTCCAGGG ATGTGGCCTGACCTAATTGCAAAGTCTAAGGCTGGTGGACTGGATGTTATTGAGACATATGTTTTCTGGAACATGCATGAGCCTGAGAGGCGTCAG TACAATTTTAAGGGAAGAAATGATTTGGTAAGGTTTCTGAAGACAATACAAGCGGCAGGCCTCTATGCACACCTGCGAATTGGTCCTTATGCTTGTGCAGAGTGGAATTATGG AGGTTTTCCAGTCTGGTTGCACTCTATACAGGGGATTCAGATGAGAACTGACAATGAACCATTTAAG AATGAGATGACAATCTTCACAACAAAGATCGTTGAAATGATGAAAGCAGAAAAGCTTTTCGCATGGCAAGGAGGGCCCATTATCTTGGGACAA ATTGAAAATGAGTATGGAAATCAAGAGAAACATTATGGAGAAAAGGGAAAGGCCTACATAAATTGGGTTGCTAAAATGGCAGAAGCACAGAATATCAATCTTCCTTGGGTGATGTGCCAACAAGAAGATGCTCCTGACCCTATT ATTAATGCATGCAATGGTTTCTATTGTGATAGCTTTGAACCAAATTCTATGAAAAAGCCAAAAATGTGGACTGAGAACTGGTCTGGCTG GTTTCTAACATTTGGAGGAAGGGTTCCCCACAGGCCTACAGAAGATGTTGCATTTGCAGTAGCACGGTTTTATCAGAGAGGAGGAACATTTCAGAACTATTATATG TACCATGGAGGAACAAACTTTGGCAGGACAGCCGGGGGGCCATTCATCTCCACTAGTTATGACtatgatgcacctattgatgaataTG GGTATATAAGGCAGCCAAAATGGGGACATCTTAAAGAATTGCACCATGCTATAAAGCAATCTGAAGCTGCTCTAGTCAATGGAGAGATGCATAGCATTTCATTTGGGCATGACCTTCAG GCAACAGTGTATTCTGTGAACTCTTCTGGCATATGTGCTGCATTTCTCAGCAACACACACCCTAGGAAGGATGCAACTGTACAATTCAATGGAAAGTCATATTACTTACCTGCTTGGTCTGTCAGTATTTTGCCTGATTGTAAGCATGCTGTCTTCAACACTGCAAAG ATAAGTACGCAGACCTCTTCAATGGCAATGGAAAAGGTTGGCCTGGAATCACTTCTTCCTGCTGAAACTGAAACCTCAAGTAGCGATACAAAACCATCCATAAATTGGTCATGGCACAAAGAACCTATTGGAATTAGGAGTGGTGAAAATTTCTCTAGCAACGGCTTGCTAGAGCAGTTGTACACAGCTAAAGATAAAAGTGATTTTCTATGGTATACAAACAG TGTACATCTAGATGAAGATGAACCCTTTTTAAAGAACAAGAGTCAAGTATATTTGCATGTTAAGACACGAGGGCATGCACTCCATGTGTTTATCAATGGACAATTTGCAG GAACTCAATGGGGAAGTTATAACAATACTTCGTTTACAATGCATATTCCAATCACCTTGAAAGCTGGTACAAATGAAATAGATCTACTTAGTGTGACAGTTGGATGGCAG AATTATGGACCATTTTTTGATACATGGGAAGCAGGAATCAATGGTCCTGTAATGTTGCTAGGTCTTAAAAATGGCACAAAAGATTTGACCTTCCAGAAGTGGAATTACCAG ATTGGTTTAAACGGTGAACACCAACGTCTATATTCAAAAACAGGGGCAAACGCTGTTCAATGGAATTCAGGAACATACCCTCCCAATACTACTGCCCTGATATGGTACAGG TTCATTGGATCCTGTAGACTGAGTTCAATGCACCAAAAGGAAACAATGCAGTGGCTTTGGACCTGA
- the LOC131049149 gene encoding beta-galactosidase 8 isoform X2 has product MAILRALWPVLLVVFCLFNSNSVNANTTVSYDGRALLINGQRKMWPDLIAKSKAGGLDVIETYVFWNMHEPERRQYNFKGRNDLVRFLKTIQAAGLYAHLRIGPYACAEWNYGGFPVWLHSIQGIQMRTDNEPFKNEMTIFTTKIVEMMKAEKLFAWQGGPIILGQIENEYGNQEKHYGEKGKAYINWVAKMAEAQNINLPWVMCQQEDAPDPIINACNGFYCDSFEPNSMKKPKMWTENWSGWFLTFGGRVPHRPTEDVAFAVARFYQRGGTFQNYYMYHGGTNFGRTAGGPFISTSYDYDAPIDEYGYIRQPKWGHLKELHHAIKQSEAALVNGEMHSISFGHDLQATVYSVNSSGICAAFLSNTHPRKDATVQFNGKSYYLPAWSVSILPDCKHAVFNTAKISTQTSSMAMEKVGLESLLPAETETSSSDTKPSINWSWHKEPIGIRSGENFSSNGLLEQLYTAKDKSDFLWYTNSVHLDEDEPFLKNKSQVYLHVKTRGHALHVFINGQFAGTQWGSYNNTSFTMHIPITLKAGTNEIDLLSVTVGWQNYGPFFDTWEAGINGPVMLLGLKNGTKDLTFQKWNYQIGLNGEHQRLYSKTGANAVQWNSGTYPPNTTALIWYRTEFNAPKGNNAVALDLTTMSKGQAWVNGHHIGRYFPSFKAPTDGCSDTCDYRGTYSPTNCVTGCGKSSQEWYHVPRSWLHPTNNVLVLLEEIGGDPSGISFRTRYVDTICSHVSQDDPTAYYSVEESHGVTEPPHLNLQCSSGQHISAIKFASFGNPKGSCGTFYEGSCHATTSSDIIRKACVGYEECSIPVSEALFGKPCDDLVKSLAVEAICSH; this is encoded by the exons ATGGCGATTCTTCGAGCTCTTTGGCCTGTGCTTTTAGTAGTGTTTTGTCTTTTTAACTCTAATTCAGTGAATGCCAATACAACAGTGAGCTATGATGGCAGAGCTCTACTAATTAATGGACAACGCAAG ATGTGGCCTGACCTAATTGCAAAGTCTAAGGCTGGTGGACTGGATGTTATTGAGACATATGTTTTCTGGAACATGCATGAGCCTGAGAGGCGTCAG TACAATTTTAAGGGAAGAAATGATTTGGTAAGGTTTCTGAAGACAATACAAGCGGCAGGCCTCTATGCACACCTGCGAATTGGTCCTTATGCTTGTGCAGAGTGGAATTATGG AGGTTTTCCAGTCTGGTTGCACTCTATACAGGGGATTCAGATGAGAACTGACAATGAACCATTTAAG AATGAGATGACAATCTTCACAACAAAGATCGTTGAAATGATGAAAGCAGAAAAGCTTTTCGCATGGCAAGGAGGGCCCATTATCTTGGGACAA ATTGAAAATGAGTATGGAAATCAAGAGAAACATTATGGAGAAAAGGGAAAGGCCTACATAAATTGGGTTGCTAAAATGGCAGAAGCACAGAATATCAATCTTCCTTGGGTGATGTGCCAACAAGAAGATGCTCCTGACCCTATT ATTAATGCATGCAATGGTTTCTATTGTGATAGCTTTGAACCAAATTCTATGAAAAAGCCAAAAATGTGGACTGAGAACTGGTCTGGCTG GTTTCTAACATTTGGAGGAAGGGTTCCCCACAGGCCTACAGAAGATGTTGCATTTGCAGTAGCACGGTTTTATCAGAGAGGAGGAACATTTCAGAACTATTATATG TACCATGGAGGAACAAACTTTGGCAGGACAGCCGGGGGGCCATTCATCTCCACTAGTTATGACtatgatgcacctattgatgaataTG GGTATATAAGGCAGCCAAAATGGGGACATCTTAAAGAATTGCACCATGCTATAAAGCAATCTGAAGCTGCTCTAGTCAATGGAGAGATGCATAGCATTTCATTTGGGCATGACCTTCAG GCAACAGTGTATTCTGTGAACTCTTCTGGCATATGTGCTGCATTTCTCAGCAACACACACCCTAGGAAGGATGCAACTGTACAATTCAATGGAAAGTCATATTACTTACCTGCTTGGTCTGTCAGTATTTTGCCTGATTGTAAGCATGCTGTCTTCAACACTGCAAAG ATAAGTACGCAGACCTCTTCAATGGCAATGGAAAAGGTTGGCCTGGAATCACTTCTTCCTGCTGAAACTGAAACCTCAAGTAGCGATACAAAACCATCCATAAATTGGTCATGGCACAAAGAACCTATTGGAATTAGGAGTGGTGAAAATTTCTCTAGCAACGGCTTGCTAGAGCAGTTGTACACAGCTAAAGATAAAAGTGATTTTCTATGGTATACAAACAG TGTACATCTAGATGAAGATGAACCCTTTTTAAAGAACAAGAGTCAAGTATATTTGCATGTTAAGACACGAGGGCATGCACTCCATGTGTTTATCAATGGACAATTTGCAG GAACTCAATGGGGAAGTTATAACAATACTTCGTTTACAATGCATATTCCAATCACCTTGAAAGCTGGTACAAATGAAATAGATCTACTTAGTGTGACAGTTGGATGGCAG AATTATGGACCATTTTTTGATACATGGGAAGCAGGAATCAATGGTCCTGTAATGTTGCTAGGTCTTAAAAATGGCACAAAAGATTTGACCTTCCAGAAGTGGAATTACCAG ATTGGTTTAAACGGTGAACACCAACGTCTATATTCAAAAACAGGGGCAAACGCTGTTCAATGGAATTCAGGAACATACCCTCCCAATACTACTGCCCTGATATGGTACAGG ACTGAGTTCAATGCACCAAAAGGAAACAATGCAGTGGCTTTGGACCTGACCACCATGAGTAAAGGCCAAGCATGGGTAAATGGCCATCATATTGGGCGCTATTTTCCTTCATTCAAGGCTCCTACAGATGGGTGCTCCGATACATGTGATTACAGAGGAACCTATTCTCCAACCAACTGCGTCACCGGTTGTGGAAAATCATCTCAAGAATG GTACCATGTCCCTCGCTCCTGGCTACACCCCACAAACAATGTATTAGTATTACTTGAGGAAATTGGTGGCGACCCATCTGGAATTTCATTCAGAACCAGATATGTGGACACTATTTGCTCTCATGTCTCTCAGGACGATCCTACTGCCTATTACTCTGTGGAGGAATCACATGGTGTTACAGAGCCTCCTCATCTTAACTTACAATGTTCTTCAGGGCAGCATATATCAGCCATAAAGTTTGCAAGCTTTGGAAACCCGAAAGGATCTTGCGGAACATTCTATGAAGGTTCTTGCCATGCAACAACGTCTTCGGACATTATAAGAAAG GCTTGTGTTGGCTATGAGGAATGTTCAATCCCCGTTTCAGAAGCCTTATTTGGAAAACCATGTGATGATCTTGTGAAGAGTTTAGCAGTGGAGGCTATTTGCAGCCATTGA
- the LOC131049149 gene encoding beta-galactosidase 8 isoform X1, translated as MAILRALWPVLLVVFCLFNSNSVNANTTVSYDGRALLINGQRKVLISGSIHYPRSTPGMWPDLIAKSKAGGLDVIETYVFWNMHEPERRQYNFKGRNDLVRFLKTIQAAGLYAHLRIGPYACAEWNYGGFPVWLHSIQGIQMRTDNEPFKNEMTIFTTKIVEMMKAEKLFAWQGGPIILGQIENEYGNQEKHYGEKGKAYINWVAKMAEAQNINLPWVMCQQEDAPDPIINACNGFYCDSFEPNSMKKPKMWTENWSGWFLTFGGRVPHRPTEDVAFAVARFYQRGGTFQNYYMYHGGTNFGRTAGGPFISTSYDYDAPIDEYGYIRQPKWGHLKELHHAIKQSEAALVNGEMHSISFGHDLQATVYSVNSSGICAAFLSNTHPRKDATVQFNGKSYYLPAWSVSILPDCKHAVFNTAKISTQTSSMAMEKVGLESLLPAETETSSSDTKPSINWSWHKEPIGIRSGENFSSNGLLEQLYTAKDKSDFLWYTNSVHLDEDEPFLKNKSQVYLHVKTRGHALHVFINGQFAGTQWGSYNNTSFTMHIPITLKAGTNEIDLLSVTVGWQNYGPFFDTWEAGINGPVMLLGLKNGTKDLTFQKWNYQIGLNGEHQRLYSKTGANAVQWNSGTYPPNTTALIWYRTEFNAPKGNNAVALDLTTMSKGQAWVNGHHIGRYFPSFKAPTDGCSDTCDYRGTYSPTNCVTGCGKSSQEWYHVPRSWLHPTNNVLVLLEEIGGDPSGISFRTRYVDTICSHVSQDDPTAYYSVEESHGVTEPPHLNLQCSSGQHISAIKFASFGNPKGSCGTFYEGSCHATTSSDIIRKACVGYEECSIPVSEALFGKPCDDLVKSLAVEAICSH; from the exons ATGGCGATTCTTCGAGCTCTTTGGCCTGTGCTTTTAGTAGTGTTTTGTCTTTTTAACTCTAATTCAGTGAATGCCAATACAACAGTGAGCTATGATGGCAGAGCTCTACTAATTAATGGACAACGCAAGGTTTTGATTTCTGGATCCATCCATTATCCTAGAAGCACTCCAGGG ATGTGGCCTGACCTAATTGCAAAGTCTAAGGCTGGTGGACTGGATGTTATTGAGACATATGTTTTCTGGAACATGCATGAGCCTGAGAGGCGTCAG TACAATTTTAAGGGAAGAAATGATTTGGTAAGGTTTCTGAAGACAATACAAGCGGCAGGCCTCTATGCACACCTGCGAATTGGTCCTTATGCTTGTGCAGAGTGGAATTATGG AGGTTTTCCAGTCTGGTTGCACTCTATACAGGGGATTCAGATGAGAACTGACAATGAACCATTTAAG AATGAGATGACAATCTTCACAACAAAGATCGTTGAAATGATGAAAGCAGAAAAGCTTTTCGCATGGCAAGGAGGGCCCATTATCTTGGGACAA ATTGAAAATGAGTATGGAAATCAAGAGAAACATTATGGAGAAAAGGGAAAGGCCTACATAAATTGGGTTGCTAAAATGGCAGAAGCACAGAATATCAATCTTCCTTGGGTGATGTGCCAACAAGAAGATGCTCCTGACCCTATT ATTAATGCATGCAATGGTTTCTATTGTGATAGCTTTGAACCAAATTCTATGAAAAAGCCAAAAATGTGGACTGAGAACTGGTCTGGCTG GTTTCTAACATTTGGAGGAAGGGTTCCCCACAGGCCTACAGAAGATGTTGCATTTGCAGTAGCACGGTTTTATCAGAGAGGAGGAACATTTCAGAACTATTATATG TACCATGGAGGAACAAACTTTGGCAGGACAGCCGGGGGGCCATTCATCTCCACTAGTTATGACtatgatgcacctattgatgaataTG GGTATATAAGGCAGCCAAAATGGGGACATCTTAAAGAATTGCACCATGCTATAAAGCAATCTGAAGCTGCTCTAGTCAATGGAGAGATGCATAGCATTTCATTTGGGCATGACCTTCAG GCAACAGTGTATTCTGTGAACTCTTCTGGCATATGTGCTGCATTTCTCAGCAACACACACCCTAGGAAGGATGCAACTGTACAATTCAATGGAAAGTCATATTACTTACCTGCTTGGTCTGTCAGTATTTTGCCTGATTGTAAGCATGCTGTCTTCAACACTGCAAAG ATAAGTACGCAGACCTCTTCAATGGCAATGGAAAAGGTTGGCCTGGAATCACTTCTTCCTGCTGAAACTGAAACCTCAAGTAGCGATACAAAACCATCCATAAATTGGTCATGGCACAAAGAACCTATTGGAATTAGGAGTGGTGAAAATTTCTCTAGCAACGGCTTGCTAGAGCAGTTGTACACAGCTAAAGATAAAAGTGATTTTCTATGGTATACAAACAG TGTACATCTAGATGAAGATGAACCCTTTTTAAAGAACAAGAGTCAAGTATATTTGCATGTTAAGACACGAGGGCATGCACTCCATGTGTTTATCAATGGACAATTTGCAG GAACTCAATGGGGAAGTTATAACAATACTTCGTTTACAATGCATATTCCAATCACCTTGAAAGCTGGTACAAATGAAATAGATCTACTTAGTGTGACAGTTGGATGGCAG AATTATGGACCATTTTTTGATACATGGGAAGCAGGAATCAATGGTCCTGTAATGTTGCTAGGTCTTAAAAATGGCACAAAAGATTTGACCTTCCAGAAGTGGAATTACCAG ATTGGTTTAAACGGTGAACACCAACGTCTATATTCAAAAACAGGGGCAAACGCTGTTCAATGGAATTCAGGAACATACCCTCCCAATACTACTGCCCTGATATGGTACAGG ACTGAGTTCAATGCACCAAAAGGAAACAATGCAGTGGCTTTGGACCTGACCACCATGAGTAAAGGCCAAGCATGGGTAAATGGCCATCATATTGGGCGCTATTTTCCTTCATTCAAGGCTCCTACAGATGGGTGCTCCGATACATGTGATTACAGAGGAACCTATTCTCCAACCAACTGCGTCACCGGTTGTGGAAAATCATCTCAAGAATG GTACCATGTCCCTCGCTCCTGGCTACACCCCACAAACAATGTATTAGTATTACTTGAGGAAATTGGTGGCGACCCATCTGGAATTTCATTCAGAACCAGATATGTGGACACTATTTGCTCTCATGTCTCTCAGGACGATCCTACTGCCTATTACTCTGTGGAGGAATCACATGGTGTTACAGAGCCTCCTCATCTTAACTTACAATGTTCTTCAGGGCAGCATATATCAGCCATAAAGTTTGCAAGCTTTGGAAACCCGAAAGGATCTTGCGGAACATTCTATGAAGGTTCTTGCCATGCAACAACGTCTTCGGACATTATAAGAAAG GCTTGTGTTGGCTATGAGGAATGTTCAATCCCCGTTTCAGAAGCCTTATTTGGAAAACCATGTGATGATCTTGTGAAGAGTTTAGCAGTGGAGGCTATTTGCAGCCATTGA